A DNA window from Streptomyces roseifaciens contains the following coding sequences:
- a CDS encoding acyl-CoA dehydrogenase family protein — MTRSSDIGSPSEDVPSAERVAALERSLGDPRDPGNPLGHAAVLAADRRGELPLGGEPLLDAFGLREEIVPQPLGGRLTGLDTATQLLRAVFRRDFALGRGHGSASLVSAVFAWCHGTAEQQARTARLLLDGGRLSVAFQNMSYGNEFSSGDLTLTPAPQGGAVLDGRSPLIANAPLAAGFVLLARHADGDGAHSALLLDRADLPPDAVRLLSPYHATAVRRLPAGFLEFDRWPVPEGSVLGAPGDGTAVALRSLQVSRPLVPSMAVGCADTALRSVVGAVLERTPGVRPLTSRYARRAITSSFADMLVCDCLLLATIRSLHLLPEESSVWTAAAMCLVVRMLQQSTGDLAAVLGPRALQEEGGFGTFRKHLRDLSEIPPGPIGAAAALATLVPQLPFLARTAWTAAPPPPGLFSASAPLPPLDPARLDLAAGGDTLMAVLPHAEETLDALPVTGPDGEALRSQVRALAAELRALGEECRALPEQDLAALATPHGYALAERYTLLAAAAACLGVWLHGDREREQEREAGFLSDPAWLIAALGRVQFRLGLPEPAADGRRGEALLATAVERCTQGRSLDLYDVLLGGAPPAT, encoded by the coding sequence ATGACCAGGTCTTCTGACATCGGCTCCCCGAGCGAGGACGTCCCCTCCGCCGAGCGTGTGGCCGCACTGGAGCGCAGCCTCGGCGACCCCCGCGACCCGGGCAACCCGCTGGGCCACGCCGCCGTGCTGGCCGCCGACCGCCGGGGCGAGCTGCCGCTGGGCGGCGAGCCCCTGCTGGACGCGTTCGGCCTGCGCGAGGAGATCGTCCCGCAGCCCCTCGGCGGCCGGCTGACCGGCCTGGACACCGCGACGCAGCTGCTGCGCGCGGTGTTCCGGCGGGACTTCGCCCTCGGCCGCGGCCACGGCTCGGCCTCCCTGGTCTCCGCGGTGTTCGCCTGGTGCCACGGGACCGCTGAGCAGCAGGCCCGCACGGCCCGGCTGCTCCTGGACGGCGGGCGGCTGTCCGTCGCGTTCCAGAACATGTCCTACGGCAACGAGTTCAGCAGCGGCGACCTCACCCTGACCCCCGCGCCGCAGGGCGGCGCGGTGCTGGACGGCCGCAGCCCGCTGATCGCCAACGCCCCCCTCGCCGCGGGCTTCGTTCTGCTGGCCCGGCACGCGGACGGCGACGGCGCCCACTCCGCGCTGCTCTTGGACCGCGCCGACCTGCCCCCGGACGCCGTGCGGCTGCTGTCCCCGTACCACGCCACCGCGGTGCGCCGGCTGCCCGCGGGCTTCCTGGAGTTCGACCGGTGGCCCGTACCGGAGGGCAGCGTGCTCGGCGCGCCCGGCGACGGAACGGCGGTCGCGCTGCGGTCCCTGCAGGTCAGCAGGCCGCTCGTGCCGTCGATGGCGGTCGGCTGCGCCGACACCGCGCTGCGCTCGGTGGTCGGGGCGGTACTGGAGCGCACACCGGGGGTGCGCCCGCTGACCTCGCGGTACGCGCGGCGCGCGATCACGTCCTCGTTCGCGGACATGCTGGTGTGCGACTGCCTCCTGCTGGCCACGATCCGCTCGCTGCACCTCCTGCCGGAGGAGTCCAGCGTGTGGACGGCCGCCGCCATGTGCCTGGTGGTACGCATGCTGCAGCAGAGCACAGGCGATCTCGCCGCCGTCCTGGGGCCGCGCGCCCTGCAGGAGGAAGGCGGCTTCGGCACGTTCCGCAAACACCTGCGCGACCTGTCGGAGATCCCGCCCGGGCCCATCGGCGCCGCCGCGGCGCTGGCGACCCTGGTCCCCCAACTCCCCTTCCTGGCCCGGACTGCGTGGACCGCAGCCCCGCCGCCGCCCGGCCTGTTCTCCGCCTCGGCGCCCCTGCCTCCGCTCGACCCCGCACGGCTCGACCTCGCCGCCGGCGGGGACACGCTGATGGCGGTGCTGCCGCACGCCGAGGAGACCCTGGACGCCCTGCCGGTCACCGGCCCGGACGGGGAGGCGCTGCGCTCCCAGGTGCGGGCGCTGGCCGCGGAGCTGCGGGCGCTCGGCGAGGAGTGCCGCGCGCTGCCCGAGCAGGACCTCGCCGCCCTGGCCACCCCGCACGGCTACGCCCTCGCCGAGCGCTACACCCTCCTCGCGGCGGCGGCCGCCTGCCTGGGCGTGTGGCTGCACGGCGACCGGGAGCGGGAGCAGGAGCGGGAGGCGGGCTTCCTGTCCGACCCCGCCTGGCTGATCGCCGCGCTCGGCAGGGTCCAGTTCCGCCTCGGCCTGCCGGAGCCCGCGGCCGACGGCAGGCGCGGCGAGGCCCTGCTCGCGACGGCGGTGGAGCGCTGCACGCAGGGCCGCAGCCTCGACCTGTACGACGTGCTGCTGGGCGGCGCGCCGCCTGCCACGTAG
- a CDS encoding nuclear transport factor 2 family protein — MTATQSLTELHSQVQHFYAHQMHHLDARRFEEYAATFTEDGVFQHSPGAEPAVGRPGIVEELVNFHKKFDGDPVTRRHWFNQIALDPQDDGTVKSTVYALVVTVRPGGKPEINPSCTVHDTLVVTGGEVQLKSRLITHDQVF, encoded by the coding sequence ATGACCGCCACCCAGTCCCTGACGGAGCTCCACTCCCAGGTCCAGCACTTCTACGCCCACCAGATGCACCACCTCGACGCCCGCCGCTTCGAGGAGTACGCGGCGACGTTCACCGAGGACGGCGTCTTCCAGCACTCGCCGGGCGCCGAGCCCGCCGTCGGCCGCCCCGGCATCGTCGAGGAGCTGGTGAACTTCCACAAGAAGTTCGACGGCGACCCGGTCACGCGCCGCCACTGGTTCAACCAGATCGCCCTGGACCCGCAGGACGACGGCACGGTCAAGTCCACCGTGTACGCCCTCGTGGTGACCGTCCGCCCCGGCGGCAAGCCCGAGATCAACCCGAGCTGCACGGTGCACGACACGCTGGTGGTGACCGGCGGCGAGGTGCAGCTGAAGTCCCGCCTGATCACCCATGACCAGGTCTTCTGA
- a CDS encoding aromatase/cyclase — MTEPRRHHTEHTLDVSAPPKVLYGLVADVTTWPAIFGPSVHVHHLERGERAERFEIWATVNGKVSTWTSRRTLDPEALRVTFRQERSTAPIASMGGEWIFEALPGGGTRVVLLHDFTAVGDAPETVAAVNAALDRNSPEELAALARIAEYGGTASDVVFSFTDTVELTGSAADAFDFVDRADLWAERLPHVRQARLTEDVPGIQDLEMDTVTADGSAHTTRSTRICRGPEWIAYKQHVMPKLLLGHSGLWHFADKPGGGAVATARHTVAVNPEAVTEVLGADATLADARAYLREALGRNSLATMAHAATYAEQRAAAQAG; from the coding sequence ATGACGGAACCGCGCCGGCACCACACCGAGCACACCCTGGATGTTTCCGCGCCCCCCAAGGTGCTCTACGGCCTCGTCGCGGACGTCACGACCTGGCCCGCGATCTTCGGGCCGAGCGTCCACGTCCACCACCTGGAGCGCGGCGAGCGGGCGGAGCGCTTCGAGATCTGGGCCACGGTCAACGGAAAGGTCAGCACCTGGACCTCCCGGCGCACCCTCGACCCCGAGGCACTGCGCGTGACCTTCCGGCAGGAGCGCAGCACGGCCCCCATAGCCTCCATGGGCGGCGAGTGGATCTTCGAGGCGCTGCCGGGCGGCGGCACCCGCGTGGTGCTGCTCCACGACTTCACGGCCGTCGGCGACGCGCCGGAGACGGTCGCGGCCGTCAACGCCGCGCTCGACCGCAACAGCCCCGAGGAGCTGGCGGCGCTGGCGCGGATCGCCGAGTACGGCGGCACCGCGTCCGACGTGGTGTTCTCCTTCACCGACACCGTGGAGCTGACGGGTTCGGCCGCCGACGCCTTCGACTTCGTCGATCGCGCCGACCTGTGGGCGGAGCGGCTCCCGCACGTCCGGCAGGCCCGGCTGACCGAGGACGTCCCCGGCATCCAGGACCTGGAGATGGACACCGTCACCGCCGACGGCTCCGCCCACACCACCCGCTCCACCCGCATCTGCCGCGGCCCGGAGTGGATCGCCTACAAGCAGCACGTCATGCCGAAGCTGCTGCTCGGCCACAGCGGCCTGTGGCACTTCGCGGACAAGCCCGGCGGCGGGGCCGTCGCCACCGCCCGGCACACCGTGGCGGTCAACCCCGAGGCGGTCACCGAGGTCCTGGGCGCGGACGCCACCCTCGCCGACGCCCGCGCCTACCTCCGCGAGGCCCTCGGCCGCAACAGCCTCGCCACCATGGCGCACGCCGCGACGTACGCCGAGCAGCGCGCCGCCGCACAGGCCGGCTGA
- a CDS encoding acyl carrier protein has product MAHMTVDDVRRILVECAGVDDSIDITGDISDRPFDELGYDSLALMESAAQIKQEFGVVVPDDELVEVETPRALIDLVNGLVTEAAAA; this is encoded by the coding sequence ATGGCCCACATGACCGTTGACGACGTCCGCCGCATCCTCGTCGAGTGCGCCGGCGTCGACGACAGCATCGACATCACCGGCGACATCTCCGACCGTCCCTTCGACGAGCTGGGCTACGACTCGCTCGCCCTGATGGAGAGCGCCGCCCAGATCAAGCAGGAGTTCGGCGTCGTCGTCCCGGACGACGAGCTCGTCGAGGTCGAGACGCCGCGCGCGCTCATCGACCTCGTCAACGGCCTGGTCACCGAGGCCGCCGCCGCCTGA
- a CDS encoding ketosynthase chain-length factor encodes MTSKDGLNGRTVITGIGVTAPNGLGTEAFWKAVLAGHTGIGPVTRFDASRYAASLAGQIDDFDAAEHLNSRLLPQTDPSTRLALVAADWALTDADVSPDTLPDYDMGVVTSNALGGFDFTHREFDKLWNKGPDFVSVYESFAWFYAVNTGQISIRHKLRGPSAALVGEQAGGLDALGHARRTIRRGTPLVVAGGVDSALDPWGYVSQLAGGRVTTATDPARAYLPFSADASGYVPGEGGAILVAEDEASARERGVQQVYGELAGYAATFDPAPGTGRPPALRRAAEAALADAGLAPGDIDVVFADGAGVPELDAAEAAAISGLFGAGAVPVTAPKALTGRLYSGGGPLDVATALLSIRDGVIPPTPTGAPVPEDYGLDLVQGAPRDQAVRTALVLARGRHGFNSAVVVRA; translated from the coding sequence ATGACCAGCAAGGACGGCCTCAACGGGCGGACCGTGATCACCGGGATCGGCGTCACCGCCCCCAACGGCCTCGGCACCGAGGCCTTCTGGAAGGCGGTGCTCGCGGGCCACACCGGCATCGGCCCCGTCACCCGCTTCGACGCCTCCCGCTACGCGGCCTCCCTCGCCGGCCAGATCGACGACTTCGACGCGGCCGAGCACCTCAACAGCCGGCTGCTCCCGCAGACCGACCCCTCGACGCGGCTCGCGCTCGTCGCCGCCGACTGGGCCCTCACCGACGCCGACGTCTCCCCCGACACCCTGCCGGACTACGACATGGGCGTCGTCACCTCCAACGCGCTGGGCGGCTTCGACTTCACCCACCGCGAGTTCGACAAGCTGTGGAACAAGGGCCCGGACTTCGTCAGCGTCTACGAGTCCTTCGCGTGGTTCTACGCGGTCAACACCGGCCAGATCTCCATCCGCCACAAGCTGCGCGGACCGAGCGCCGCCCTCGTCGGCGAGCAGGCCGGCGGCCTGGACGCGCTCGGCCACGCCCGCCGCACGATCCGCCGCGGCACCCCGCTCGTCGTGGCCGGCGGCGTCGACTCCGCCCTCGACCCGTGGGGCTACGTCTCCCAGCTGGCCGGCGGCCGCGTCACCACCGCCACCGACCCCGCCCGCGCCTACCTGCCCTTCAGCGCCGACGCCTCGGGCTACGTGCCCGGCGAGGGCGGCGCCATCCTCGTCGCCGAGGACGAGGCGAGCGCCCGCGAGCGCGGCGTGCAGCAGGTCTACGGCGAACTCGCGGGCTACGCCGCGACCTTCGACCCCGCCCCCGGCACCGGCCGGCCCCCGGCCCTGCGCCGTGCCGCGGAGGCCGCCCTGGCCGACGCGGGCCTCGCGCCCGGCGACATCGACGTGGTCTTCGCCGACGGCGCCGGCGTGCCCGAGCTGGACGCGGCGGAGGCCGCGGCCATCAGCGGCCTCTTCGGCGCCGGAGCGGTGCCCGTCACCGCCCCGAAGGCCCTCACCGGCCGGCTCTACTCCGGCGGCGGCCCGCTCGACGTCGCGACGGCGCTGCTGTCGATCCGCGACGGCGTCATCCCGCCGACCCCCACGGGCGCCCCGGTGCCCGAGGACTACGGCCTCGACCTGGTCCAGGGCGCGCCCCGCGACCAGGCGGTCCGCACCGCCCTGGTGCTCGCCCGCGGCCGGCACGGCTTCAACTCGGCCGTCGTCGTCCGGGCGTAA
- a CDS encoding beta-ketoacyl-[acyl-carrier-protein] synthase family protein gives MTRRVVITGIGVRAPGGSGTKEFWDLLTAGRTATRRISFFDAAAFRSQVAAEADFFPEAEGFSPREIRRMDRATQFAVACTREAVADSGLEFAGVDPHRVGVSLGSAVASATSLENEYLVMADKGREWLVDPDYLSPHMFDYLSPGVMPAEVAWAAGAEGPVTMVSDGCTSGLDAVGYGVQLIREGSADVMIAGASDTPISPIVLACFDAIKATTTRNDDPEHASRPFDASRNGFVLAEGSAMFVLEEYEAAKARGAQIYAEVTGYATRCNAYHMTGLKKDGREMAEAIRAALDESRVDPTVVDYVNAHGSGTKQNDRHETAAFKIALGQHAYDVPVSSIKSMVGHSLGAIGSIEIAACALAIKHNVVPPTANLHTPDPECDLDYVPLTAREQRVDSVLTVGSGFGGFQSAMILRAPEGVKA, from the coding sequence AAGGAGTTCTGGGACCTGCTCACCGCGGGCCGCACCGCCACCCGGCGGATCTCGTTCTTCGACGCGGCTGCGTTCCGGTCCCAGGTGGCGGCCGAGGCCGACTTCTTCCCCGAGGCCGAGGGCTTCTCCCCCCGGGAGATCCGCAGGATGGACCGGGCGACCCAGTTCGCCGTCGCCTGCACCCGGGAGGCCGTGGCCGACAGCGGCCTGGAGTTCGCCGGCGTGGACCCGCACCGCGTGGGCGTGAGCCTCGGCAGCGCCGTCGCCTCCGCCACCAGCCTGGAGAACGAGTACCTCGTCATGGCCGACAAGGGCCGCGAGTGGCTCGTCGACCCCGACTACCTGTCGCCGCACATGTTCGACTACCTCAGCCCGGGCGTCATGCCCGCCGAGGTCGCCTGGGCGGCCGGCGCCGAGGGCCCCGTGACCATGGTCTCGGACGGCTGCACCTCCGGCCTCGACGCCGTGGGCTACGGCGTCCAGCTGATCCGCGAGGGCTCCGCCGACGTGATGATCGCCGGTGCGTCGGACACCCCGATCTCCCCGATCGTGCTGGCCTGCTTCGACGCGATCAAGGCCACCACCACGCGCAACGACGACCCCGAGCACGCCTCCCGGCCGTTCGACGCCTCCCGCAACGGCTTCGTCCTCGCCGAGGGCAGCGCCATGTTCGTCCTGGAGGAGTACGAGGCCGCCAAGGCCCGCGGCGCACAGATCTACGCCGAGGTCACCGGCTACGCCACCCGCTGCAACGCGTACCACATGACCGGTCTGAAGAAGGACGGCCGGGAGATGGCGGAGGCCATCCGCGCGGCGCTCGACGAGTCCCGCGTCGACCCGACCGTCGTCGACTACGTCAACGCGCACGGCTCCGGCACCAAGCAGAACGACCGCCACGAGACGGCTGCGTTCAAGATCGCACTCGGGCAGCACGCCTACGACGTGCCGGTCAGCTCCATCAAGTCGATGGTCGGCCACTCCCTGGGCGCCATCGGCTCCATCGAGATCGCGGCCTGCGCCCTGGCCATCAAGCACAACGTCGTACCGCCGACGGCCAACCTGCACACGCCCGACCCCGAGTGCGACCTCGACTACGTCCCGCTGACCGCGCGCGAGCAGCGGGTGGACTCCGTCCTGACCGTCGGCAGCGGCTTCGGCGGTTTCCAGAGCGCGATGATCCTGCGCGCCCCGGAAGGAGTGAAGGCATGA